A part of Onthophagus taurus isolate NC chromosome 7, IU_Otau_3.0, whole genome shotgun sequence genomic DNA contains:
- the LOC111425154 gene encoding vesicle transport protein USE1: protein MDLSRQEVNLRRLLAKCELMIKSNQKDDERFPKYINSLEQMLEEVKSLTSNNTKLPEYTKRIRHLKINLGMLSEQDLATGDGLNKLTAREELLEVRKRPVTKEGTGKDFDNLIDFHQNMQDKIANEMIELTNNLKEHSTLANKIIKKDTEVLGRSNQLTDANFSKLKVESEKLQQHSKKAWKCWMWILILIVLVVFVNMVLFMKVMKKK, encoded by the coding sequence ATGGATTTATCGAGACAAGAAGTAAATTTACGTAGACTGTTAGCTAAATGTGAGCTTATGATTAAAAGTAACCAAAAAGATGATGAAAGATTTCCAAAATACATTAACTCGTTAGAACAAATGTTAGAGGAGGTTAAATCGTTAACATCAAATAATACCAAGCTTCCTGAATATACAAAACGGATTCggcatttaaaaatcaatctGGGAATGTTGTCGGAACAAGATTTAGCTACTGGAGATGGTTTGAATAAGTTAACAGCAAGAGAAGAACTTTTGGAGGTTAGAAAACGTCCTGTTACCAAAGAAGGAACTGGGAAAgatttcgataatttaattgattttcatCAGAATATGCAGGATAAGATTGCCAATGAAATGATTGAGTTaactaataatttaaaagagcATAGTACTTTggctaataaaattattaagaaggATACGGAAGTTTTAGGAAGGTCTAATCAATTGACGGAtgctaatttttctaaattaaaagttgaatctGAGAAACTACAGCAGCATTCAAAGAAAGCGTGGAAATGTTGGATGTGGATCTTGATTTTAATCGTTTTGGTTGTGTTCGTTAATATGGTGTTGTTTATGAAAGTcatgaagaaaaaatag